A section of the Bombus fervidus isolate BK054 chromosome 9, iyBomFerv1, whole genome shotgun sequence genome encodes:
- the Srp19 gene encoding signal recognition particle 19 produces MKLSITSNMALAWNPLKKHSDRERWICIYPVYLNSKRTLAEGRKLPKDKCVENPTYQEIRDVLVAAGFNIGVENKRHPRERSKELLFRGRIRVQLKNDDGTPVKSDFPTRDSILAYVGTTIPKLKTRQGKQSSGEQSSQPSSSSSKKGKGKGRR; encoded by the exons ATGAAATTATCGATAACATCAAATATGGCGCTCGCATGGAACCCATTGAAGAAACACAGCGATCGTGAAAG ATGGATTTGTATCTATCCGGTATATCTAAATAGTAAGAGAACTCTAGCAGAGGGTCGGAAACTTCCAAAAGACAAATGTGTCGAAAATCCAACATATCAAGAAATTCGTGATGTTTTGGTAGCAGCTGGTTTCAACATTGGAGTAGAAAACAAACGACATCCACGAGAACGTAgcaaagaattattatttcgcGGACGTATTCGCGTGCAACTCAAAAATGACGATGGTACTCCTGTGAAATCAGATTTCCCCACTAGAGATTCGATTTTGGCATATGTGGGTACGACCATTCCAAAGTTAAAAACTCGACAAGGAAAGCAATCCAGTGGTGAACAATCTTCTCAGCCATCAAGTTCATCgtcaaagaaaggaaaaggaaagggaagaagatga
- the LOC139990746 gene encoding uncharacterized protein, whose product MGQTVGRMPHSWIDLLEEKDRVLYWSGEVLSRVADNVNQEESFLIDYGNESIDKKIDSWMESNQARIDRIFSKHPDLPEAYKIKVANELEQITAELTMQMRNDYYHGYKDIVKFTKKVDSLGERQRRIHAKIQNLENTCHGSVKEFQRKFGPLRAKTFKNLRIGEKMIFQDKKLKSQFAKRVHDIDHKNVEECAKCIDKLIKIIEKAALTQQ is encoded by the exons ATGGGGCAAACGGTAGGACGTATGCCTCACTCATGGATCGATTTATTGGAGGAAAAGGATCGTGTTTTGTATTGGAGTGGCGAGGTGCTATCGAGAGTAGCCGACAACGTAAATCAAGAAGAATCGTTTCTGATCGACTACGGTAATGAGAGCATCGACAAAAAGATCGACTCGTGGATGGAATCGAATCAAGCGCGGATCGACAGGATTTTCAGTAAACACCCAGACTTGCCGGAagcgtataaaataaaagtagcgAACGAACTCGAGCaa ATAACGGCAGAGTTGACGATGCAAATGAGAAACGACTATTACCACGGCTACAAGGACATTGTGAAGTTTACGAAAAAAGTAGATTCGCTAGGAGAAAGACAGCGTAGGATACATGCGAAGATTCAGAACCTCGAGAACACTTGCCACGGAAGCgtgaaagaattccaaagaaAATTCGGCCCGCTCCGAGCGAAGACGTTCAAGAACCTTAGAATAGGGGAAAAGATGATATTCCAAGACAAGAAACTGAAGTCACAGTTCGCTAAACGG GTGCACGATATCGATCATAAGAACGTGGAAGAGTGTGCCAAGTGtatcgataaattaataaagatcATTGAAAAAGCGGCGCTTACACAACAATGA